The Agromyces marinus genome window below encodes:
- a CDS encoding sulfatase-like hydrolase/transferase, with translation MKPSNILFLMTDQHRADTLGAYGNAIAATPVLDELARTGTRFDRWYTPTAICTPARASLLTGQAPFRHRVLANHERNVGYLEDLAEGSFTFVEALREKGYNTGLVGKWHAGTEKNAADFGFDGPDLPGWHNPVENEDYLGYLAEHDLPPYAISDRIRGTLPNGGPGNLLAARLHQPVEATFEYYLATRTIELLERYAADADRDGTPFFLELNFFGPHLPYIVPNEYFDMFDPADIELPKSIAETFEGKPPVQRNYSAHWTFDTMPIEVTRKLIAVYWGYVALIDQQIGRVMDAMQRLGLVDDTAVFFTCDHGEFTGAHRLHDKGPAMYEDIYRTPGLLRIPGGPAGQVRTEFVSLLDCTATILELAGIDPSPAVDSRSLVPLAAGEQPEWADDIVCEFHGHHFPYPQRMLRADRHKLVVNPDSVNELYDLHVDPDELLNVYEHPEQRDIRNRMMRRLYGLLRDRGDNFYHWMTTMYDVGEVDYDPTQSGLDETTYQAGERADAAATVAAVAPVPVLDPERRSA, from the coding sequence ATGAAGCCGAGCAACATCCTCTTCCTCATGACCGACCAGCACCGGGCCGACACGCTCGGGGCGTACGGCAACGCGATCGCGGCGACGCCGGTGCTCGACGAGCTGGCCCGCACGGGCACGCGATTCGACCGCTGGTACACGCCGACCGCGATCTGCACGCCGGCTCGTGCGAGCCTGCTGACCGGCCAGGCCCCCTTCCGCCACCGCGTGCTCGCCAACCACGAGCGCAACGTGGGCTACCTGGAGGACCTCGCCGAAGGCAGCTTCACCTTCGTGGAAGCGCTGCGCGAGAAGGGCTACAACACGGGACTCGTCGGCAAGTGGCACGCCGGCACCGAGAAGAACGCCGCCGACTTCGGCTTCGACGGCCCCGATCTTCCCGGTTGGCACAACCCCGTGGAGAACGAGGACTACCTCGGCTACCTGGCGGAGCACGACCTGCCGCCCTACGCGATCAGCGACCGCATCCGCGGCACCCTGCCGAACGGTGGGCCGGGCAACCTGCTGGCTGCCCGGCTCCACCAGCCGGTGGAGGCGACCTTCGAGTACTACCTCGCAACCCGCACGATCGAACTGCTCGAGCGGTACGCCGCCGATGCCGACCGCGACGGCACCCCGTTCTTCCTCGAGCTGAACTTCTTCGGGCCGCACCTGCCGTACATCGTGCCGAACGAGTACTTCGACATGTTCGATCCGGCCGACATCGAGCTGCCGAAGTCGATCGCCGAGACGTTCGAGGGCAAACCTCCCGTGCAGCGCAACTACAGCGCGCACTGGACCTTCGACACCATGCCGATCGAGGTGACACGCAAGCTCATCGCGGTCTACTGGGGCTACGTGGCCCTCATCGACCAGCAGATCGGGCGCGTCATGGACGCCATGCAGCGGCTCGGCCTGGTCGACGACACGGCGGTCTTCTTCACGTGCGACCACGGCGAGTTCACCGGCGCGCACCGACTGCACGACAAGGGGCCGGCGATGTACGAGGACATCTACCGCACGCCCGGCCTGCTGCGGATCCCCGGCGGCCCGGCCGGCCAGGTGCGCACCGAGTTCGTGAGCCTGCTCGACTGCACGGCGACGATCCTCGAGCTCGCCGGCATCGACCCGTCGCCGGCGGTCGACTCGCGGAGCCTCGTGCCGCTGGCCGCGGGCGAGCAGCCGGAGTGGGCCGACGACATCGTCTGCGAGTTCCACGGGCACCACTTCCCGTACCCGCAGCGGATGCTCCGCGCCGACCGGCACAAGCTCGTCGTGAACCCGGACTCGGTGAACGAGCTCTACGACCTGCACGTCGACCCCGATGAACTGCTGAACGTCTACGAGCATCCGGAGCAGCGCGACATCCGGAACCGCATGATGCGGCGGCTCTACGGGCTGCTGCGCGACCGCGGGGACAACTTCTACCACTGGATGACCACGATGTACGACGTCGGCGAGGTCGACTATGACCCGACGCAGAGCGGCCTCGACGAGACGACCTACCAGGCCGGCGAACGAGCGGATGCCGCGGCGACCGTCGCAGCCGTCGCCCCGGTGCCCGTGCTCGACCCCGAACGGCGCTCGGCCTGA
- a CDS encoding family 43 glycosylhydrolase, whose translation MNRSETGAGLGRRAFLAGVGGAVAAAALPAAAHASPVERAAAAAFPPNWPDPQPYGLADTREDLWPRDDNSFILPLERRPRDPEGRHVWMRDTYVNHFVVDGRPLYVATGTTRVPELDRAAPWNDGIFIWTSPSLRGPWRLVDTTGIRPDAERGKVWSPEFVDENTAGRTVVAPWQEYWYDQRFGKRGQVWAPEVHYFRDTWYIVACMGDHSQKVGSFMLVSEGGIEGPYRVVEGNLEKPFGDPFVGGPAFIAPGAYHHIDGSMYTEGDAAWLVLHNDEFARFRDDMEDIVPTTGLPTFRQTPYSPEPYLEGAYVYRYGGKYFLLHAAWDRTSVASDGSVRYAYDPPAPGRTQYQYDAVVAVSDTFEGPYSPRWTSGVGAGHNNCFTDHGGKPWATFFRNPNAGYWSDPSRLDESAVPGVVRMEWTGPEGERLYVQRRPGRA comes from the coding sequence ATGAACAGATCCGAAACCGGGGCAGGCCTCGGCCGGCGGGCATTCCTGGCCGGGGTCGGCGGCGCCGTCGCCGCGGCGGCCCTGCCCGCCGCCGCGCACGCCTCGCCCGTCGAGCGCGCGGCAGCTGCGGCCTTCCCTCCGAATTGGCCCGACCCGCAGCCCTACGGCCTCGCCGATACGCGAGAGGACCTCTGGCCACGCGACGACAACTCGTTCATCCTCCCGCTCGAGCGCCGGCCGCGTGACCCGGAGGGTCGTCACGTCTGGATGCGGGATACCTACGTCAATCACTTCGTCGTCGACGGGCGCCCCCTCTACGTCGCGACCGGGACCACTCGTGTACCCGAACTGGATCGGGCCGCCCCGTGGAACGACGGCATCTTCATCTGGACGTCGCCGTCGCTGCGTGGGCCGTGGCGACTGGTCGACACGACCGGGATCCGTCCGGACGCCGAGCGCGGCAAGGTCTGGTCGCCGGAGTTCGTCGACGAGAACACGGCCGGACGAACCGTCGTCGCGCCGTGGCAGGAGTACTGGTACGACCAGAGGTTCGGCAAGCGCGGGCAGGTCTGGGCGCCCGAGGTGCACTACTTCCGCGACACGTGGTACATCGTCGCCTGCATGGGCGACCACTCGCAGAAGGTCGGCTCGTTCATGCTCGTGAGCGAAGGCGGCATCGAGGGCCCCTACCGCGTGGTCGAGGGCAACCTCGAGAAGCCGTTCGGCGACCCGTTCGTCGGCGGACCGGCCTTCATCGCACCCGGCGCCTATCACCACATCGACGGGAGCATGTACACCGAGGGCGACGCCGCCTGGCTCGTGCTGCACAACGACGAGTTCGCGCGGTTCCGAGACGACATGGAGGACATCGTTCCGACGACGGGCCTCCCGACGTTCCGACAGACGCCGTACTCCCCCGAGCCATACCTCGAGGGCGCGTACGTCTACAGGTACGGCGGCAAGTACTTCCTCCTGCACGCGGCCTGGGATCGCACGTCCGTCGCTTCCGACGGCAGCGTGCGCTACGCGTACGACCCGCCCGCGCCGGGACGGACGCAGTATCAGTACGACGCCGTCGTCGCGGTCTCGGACACGTTCGAGGGCCCGTACTCGCCGCGCTGGACCTCGGGTGTCGGCGCCGGGCACAACAACTGCTTCACGGATCACGGCGGCAAGCCCTGGGCGACGTTCTTCCGGAATCCCAACGCAGGGTACTGGTCGGATCCGTCGCGCCTCGACGAGTCCGCCGTTCCCGGCGTGGTGCGGATGGAGTGGACCGGGCCCGAGGGCGAGCGGCTCTACGTGCAGCGCCGGCCGGGGCGCGCCTGA
- a CDS encoding sulfatase family protein: protein MTARRPNVVMVLTDDHGSQAIGAYGSVLNATPRIDEIAENGWRFDNCFATNALCSPSRASILTGTYSHVNGVSTLVTPIDANQPTFASQLKAAGYRTAMVGKWHMGEHEGSTPEGFDYWDILIGHDGQGEYWDPLFLSAEGERIVEGYATDRITDLAFDWLDSLEGDEPWCLLIFHKAPHRPWEPKPEDLERFRSTVPVPSTFWDDYDTRSSSARRALMRLAENLNEEDLKLAPPAGLGYEELALWKYQRFMEDYLACVASVDDNVGRVVDRLRERGEFDDTLLMYASDQGFFLGEHGWFDKRFMYEESLRMPLVLSYPRALDGGRSFEGIVTNVDFAQTILDAAGVAPHPRMQGRSFWPDLVGSPAEPPAEGMYYRYWEHDDVFHRAPAHYGYRTHRYKLIYYCNDGLGLPGTGPFTYPPEWELYDLELDREELRNVAHDPDYREVREGLERAMWLEQARLGDVPHPSQPRPAGLPVG, encoded by the coding sequence ATGACCGCCCGCCGTCCGAACGTCGTCATGGTCCTCACCGACGACCACGGATCGCAGGCCATCGGCGCGTACGGGTCGGTGCTCAACGCGACGCCGCGGATCGACGAGATCGCCGAGAACGGATGGCGCTTCGACAACTGCTTCGCGACGAACGCGCTCTGCTCGCCGAGCCGCGCGTCGATCCTCACGGGCACCTACAGCCACGTCAACGGGGTCTCGACGCTCGTCACGCCGATCGACGCGAACCAGCCGACGTTCGCGTCGCAGTTGAAGGCGGCGGGCTACCGCACGGCCATGGTCGGCAAGTGGCACATGGGCGAGCACGAGGGGTCGACGCCCGAGGGGTTCGACTACTGGGACATCCTCATCGGCCACGACGGCCAGGGGGAGTACTGGGACCCGCTGTTCCTCTCGGCCGAGGGCGAGCGCATCGTCGAGGGGTACGCGACCGATCGCATCACCGACCTCGCGTTCGACTGGCTCGATTCGCTCGAGGGGGACGAGCCGTGGTGCCTGCTGATCTTCCACAAGGCCCCCCATCGCCCGTGGGAGCCGAAGCCGGAGGACCTCGAGCGGTTCCGCAGCACGGTCCCGGTGCCCTCGACGTTCTGGGACGACTACGACACGCGTTCGTCGTCGGCCAGGCGTGCGCTCATGCGCCTGGCCGAGAACCTGAACGAGGAGGACCTCAAGCTCGCTCCGCCCGCGGGGCTGGGCTACGAGGAGCTGGCGCTCTGGAAGTACCAGCGCTTCATGGAGGACTACCTCGCCTGCGTGGCATCCGTCGACGACAACGTGGGCCGGGTCGTCGACCGGCTGCGCGAGCGCGGCGAGTTCGACGACACCCTGCTCATGTACGCCTCCGACCAGGGGTTCTTCCTCGGCGAGCACGGATGGTTCGACAAGCGCTTCATGTACGAGGAATCGCTGCGGATGCCGCTCGTGCTGAGCTATCCGCGTGCGCTCGACGGCGGGCGCAGCTTCGAGGGCATCGTCACGAACGTCGACTTCGCGCAGACGATCCTGGATGCCGCCGGCGTCGCGCCGCACCCGCGCATGCAGGGTCGCAGCTTCTGGCCCGATCTCGTCGGGTCGCCCGCCGAACCGCCCGCGGAGGGGATGTACTACCGGTACTGGGAGCACGACGACGTGTTCCACCGGGCGCCCGCCCACTACGGCTACCGAACTCATCGGTACAAGCTCATCTACTACTGCAACGACGGCCTCGGGTTGCCGGGGACGGGTCCGTTCACGTACCCGCCGGAGTGGGAGCTCTACGACCTCGAGCTCGACCGGGAGGAACTGCGGAACGTCGCGCACGATCCGGACTACCGTGAGGTGCGCGAAGGACTCGAGCGGGCCATGTGGCTCGAGCAGGCGCGCCTCGGCGATGTGCCGCACCCGAGCCAGCCGCGGCCGGCCGGCCTGCCCGTGGGGTGA
- a CDS encoding TetR/AcrR family transcriptional regulator, whose protein sequence is MAWDTDATKRKLLEAGARQFAAHGLAGARMDAIGRDAGVNKERVYRYFGDKARFFDEVLAVELGDLVDGLVLRTTGPSGVGEVAGALYDRYRARPELPRLLAWESLELPAPVGLERRCDLCAGITEQIRATLGIDRAAAEDLVIATISLATAAWTLSHVAATVRSSPAESHEARRAAIVAEVTTLATAAATARPAGAA, encoded by the coding sequence ATGGCCTGGGACACCGACGCGACCAAGCGCAAGCTCCTCGAGGCCGGGGCCCGGCAGTTCGCCGCCCACGGCCTCGCGGGCGCGCGCATGGACGCGATCGGCCGTGACGCGGGCGTGAACAAGGAGCGCGTCTACCGGTACTTCGGCGACAAGGCGCGGTTCTTCGACGAGGTCCTCGCGGTCGAGCTCGGCGACCTCGTCGACGGACTCGTGCTGCGCACCACCGGCCCGAGCGGCGTCGGCGAGGTGGCCGGTGCGCTCTACGACCGGTATCGCGCGCGACCCGAACTCCCGCGCCTGCTGGCGTGGGAGAGCCTCGAACTGCCCGCCCCGGTCGGCCTCGAGCGGCGCTGCGACCTGTGCGCCGGCATCACCGAGCAGATCCGCGCGACGCTCGGCATCGACCGGGCCGCCGCAGAAGACCTCGTGATCGCCACGATCTCGCTCGCCACGGCGGCGTGGACCCTCTCGCACGTCGCAGCGACGGTGCGCTCGAGCCCCGCCGAATCGCACGAGGCACGCCGCGCGGCCATCGTCGCCGAGGTCACCACGCTCGCGACGGCGGCAGCGACCGCTCGTCCGGCCGGCGCGGCCTGA
- a CDS encoding ROK family transcriptional regulator — translation MSSTTGVHALVRRTHEERVLAALRAHGALSRGELAKRVGLSRTTLSEITANLLRRGAIIVADTDAATRAGSGRPAERLALDPASGQFLGVDFGHRRVHVVVADASHEVIAQGLERYADDTPWTDRLTRAFELIDRLSRDTGVHFGALQSVGIGVPGPYTSARQGFPAVSWKKQLSPEGVDTAFSERFGAPVVVDNNTRLAALAEAIQRPDAVENLIYLRLSDGVGGGLVVNGRLVAGSRGFAGELGHVTADPTGAPCRCGKRGCLETIASVSAVLRACREAGADIETLDDIATAVRKGDPVVDAVLRTVGAAVGRVLGAAAMTLNPREVVIGGEIVHVAPVLVEQAAATLRYELYSIPSDQPHIVRAAQLRDSDGALGAIAAIFHQSPLLAGYPDPTSSVEHAPQQQRSAL, via the coding sequence ATGTCATCGACGACCGGAGTACACGCCCTCGTGAGGAGGACCCATGAGGAGCGTGTGCTCGCCGCACTCCGCGCCCACGGCGCACTGAGCCGCGGTGAGCTCGCCAAGCGCGTCGGTCTCAGCCGCACGACCCTCTCCGAGATCACCGCGAACCTCCTGCGGCGGGGGGCGATCATCGTCGCCGACACGGATGCCGCGACCCGCGCGGGGTCGGGGCGTCCGGCCGAGCGGCTCGCCCTGGACCCGGCCTCGGGCCAGTTCCTCGGGGTCGACTTCGGCCACCGCCGCGTTCACGTCGTCGTCGCCGACGCATCGCACGAGGTCATCGCGCAGGGCCTCGAACGGTACGCCGACGACACCCCGTGGACGGACCGGCTCACCAGGGCGTTCGAGCTCATCGATCGACTCAGCCGCGACACCGGTGTGCACTTCGGCGCGCTGCAGTCGGTCGGGATCGGCGTGCCCGGCCCGTACACGAGCGCGCGCCAGGGGTTCCCCGCCGTCAGCTGGAAGAAGCAGCTCTCGCCCGAAGGCGTCGACACCGCATTCTCCGAGCGGTTCGGCGCGCCCGTCGTCGTCGACAACAACACCCGACTCGCCGCGCTCGCCGAGGCGATCCAGCGCCCCGACGCGGTCGAGAACCTCATCTACCTCCGCCTGTCGGACGGCGTCGGGGGCGGGCTCGTCGTCAATGGCCGCCTCGTCGCCGGATCCCGTGGCTTCGCCGGCGAACTCGGCCACGTCACGGCGGATCCGACGGGCGCGCCGTGCCGCTGCGGGAAGCGGGGGTGCCTGGAGACGATCGCGTCGGTGTCGGCAGTGCTCCGCGCCTGCCGGGAAGCGGGCGCGGACATCGAGACGCTCGACGATATCGCGACGGCCGTCCGGAAGGGCGACCCCGTGGTCGATGCGGTGCTCCGCACGGTCGGCGCCGCCGTGGGCCGCGTCCTGGGCGCGGCGGCGATGACCCTGAACCCTCGCGAGGTGGTCATCGGCGGCGAGATCGTCCACGTGGCGCCCGTGCTCGTCGAACAGGCCGCGGCGACCCTCCGCTACGAGCTCTACTCGATCCCCTCGGACCAGCCGCACATCGTGCGCGCGGCCCAGCTCCGCGACAGCGACGGCGCGCTCGGTGCGATCGCGGCGATCTTCCACCAGTCCCCTCTCCTCGCCGGCTACCCCGACCCCACGTCGTCCGTCGAGCACGCACCACAGCAGCAAAGGAGCGCACTGTGA
- a CDS encoding ABC transporter ATP-binding protein, producing the protein MTTTNPATTTAAKISVREVTKTFPLKGEEFVALDRVSIDIADNEFVTVVGPSGCGKSTLMNVLAGLETPISGEALVDGRSVSGPGPERGVIFQQYALFPWLSVRRNVEFGLKINGVPRSERRERAEHFIEMVGLQQFADALPKMLSGGMKQRCAIARAYAVNPSILLMDEPFGALDALTRVKLQEQLLDTWSREKRTVMFITHDVDEAVFLANRVVVMAARPGRIHDVIDVDLPYPRTEDVRLSPEFGELRNRVWHAVYHQEPGIAAGATSH; encoded by the coding sequence ATGACCACCACGAACCCCGCGACGACCACCGCCGCCAAGATCTCCGTCCGCGAGGTCACGAAGACCTTCCCGCTCAAGGGCGAGGAGTTCGTCGCCCTCGACCGCGTCTCGATCGACATCGCCGACAACGAGTTCGTCACCGTCGTCGGGCCCTCGGGCTGCGGCAAGTCCACGCTCATGAACGTGCTCGCCGGGCTCGAGACGCCCATCTCGGGCGAGGCGCTCGTCGATGGCCGCTCCGTCTCGGGCCCCGGTCCGGAGCGCGGCGTCATCTTCCAGCAGTACGCCCTGTTCCCGTGGCTCTCGGTCCGCAGGAACGTCGAGTTCGGCCTGAAGATCAACGGCGTGCCGAGGTCGGAGCGCCGCGAACGCGCCGAGCACTTCATCGAGATGGTCGGACTCCAGCAGTTCGCCGACGCCCTGCCCAAGATGCTCTCCGGCGGCATGAAGCAGCGGTGCGCGATCGCCCGCGCCTACGCCGTGAACCCCTCGATCCTGCTGATGGACGAACCGTTCGGCGCCCTCGACGCCCTGACGCGCGTGAAGCTGCAGGAGCAGCTGCTCGACACGTGGAGCCGCGAGAAGCGAACGGTCATGTTCATCACGCACGACGTCGACGAGGCCGTGTTCCTCGCCAACCGGGTGGTCGTCATGGCCGCCCGGCCCGGCCGGATCCACGACGTCATCGACGTGGACCTCCCGTACCCCCGCACGGAGGACGTGCGCCTGAGCCCCGAGTTCGGGGAGCTGCGCAACCGCGTCTGGCACGCGGTGTACCACCAGGAACCCGGCATCGCCGCCGGGGCCACGTCGCACTGA
- a CDS encoding ABC transporter permease, with protein MTEVRMANAPSRADIQPFTMTSTAVHENLPADGPHPQKPARNARRRIGTRTKLLILNAVSIVGGIAIWWLLALNGFQLPTPPEVVEKAVQLWNAGILQEDILASLGRVLAGFLLGSAAAIPVGFLMGWYTVARGLFEPWIQFFRTIPPLALLPLVLVLLGIGEIPKIVVIFLAAFLACVISTYQGVVSVDKTLINAARVLGAKDGTIFARVVVPASTPFILVGMRVGLGSAWATLVAAELLAAQAGLGRRMQEAQIYYDLATIFVGIVLIGILGLVMDRLLLFAETKLTGWQERR; from the coding sequence ATGACCGAGGTCCGCATGGCGAACGCGCCCTCGCGCGCTGACATCCAGCCCTTCACGATGACCTCGACGGCCGTCCACGAGAACCTCCCTGCGGATGGCCCCCATCCGCAGAAGCCGGCGCGGAACGCGCGCCGCCGGATCGGCACGCGCACCAAGCTCCTGATCCTGAACGCCGTCTCGATCGTCGGTGGCATCGCGATCTGGTGGCTGCTCGCGCTGAACGGCTTCCAGCTGCCGACGCCGCCCGAGGTCGTGGAGAAGGCGGTCCAACTCTGGAACGCGGGCATCCTCCAGGAGGACATCCTCGCGAGCCTCGGCCGCGTCCTCGCGGGCTTCCTGCTCGGTTCGGCCGCCGCCATCCCGGTCGGCTTCCTCATGGGCTGGTACACCGTCGCCCGGGGCCTGTTCGAACCGTGGATCCAGTTCTTCCGCACCATCCCGCCCCTCGCGCTGCTTCCGCTCGTGCTCGTGCTGCTCGGCATCGGCGAGATCCCGAAGATCGTGGTCATCTTCCTCGCCGCCTTCCTCGCGTGCGTCATCTCGACGTACCAGGGCGTCGTGAGCGTCGACAAGACGCTGATCAACGCCGCCCGCGTGCTGGGTGCGAAGGACGGCACGATCTTCGCCCGCGTCGTCGTCCCGGCGTCGACGCCGTTCATCCTCGTCGGCATGCGCGTCGGCCTCGGCTCCGCGTGGGCCACGCTCGTCGCCGCGGAGCTGCTCGCCGCACAGGCGGGCCTCGGGCGACGGATGCAGGAGGCGCAGATCTACTACGACCTGGCGACCATCTTCGTGGGCATCGTCCTGATCGGCATCCTCGGCCTCGTCATGGACCGCCTGCTCCTCTTCGCCGAAACCAAGCTGACCGGATGGCAGGAACGTCGATGA
- a CDS encoding saccharopine dehydrogenase family protein: protein MLGARGAVGRSTADAFRSAGIQVTEASRASNDPDARIDLATDTGWGDLARAAAAHEVVVNATGIEDPRFADAVGPTAFVDISPSGAYLEQLRAAADARSRIVLGAGLAPGLSTILVDGLERRAGDEIDVAVLLGSGEEHGAAAVDWTIGLLGTDVHAPVEGARVPNLRERRSFAEPDGGRRTYLRADFPDHVLIGGDRGIRIRSYFAVTGRASTAALALAARLGRAGAGIVRHAPPTGSSRWRVTAVNRRTAASATASGDGQSLATGRLAALAATRIADAPPGTVTSMAGLATPEEARTAVGA, encoded by the coding sequence GTGCTCGGGGCCCGCGGCGCCGTGGGGCGGTCGACGGCCGACGCCTTCCGCTCCGCCGGAATCCAGGTCACCGAGGCATCCCGCGCATCGAACGACCCGGATGCGCGCATCGACCTCGCCACCGACACGGGCTGGGGCGACCTCGCCCGCGCCGCGGCGGCTCACGAGGTCGTCGTGAACGCCACGGGCATCGAGGACCCGCGATTCGCCGACGCCGTCGGCCCGACCGCGTTCGTCGACATCTCCCCGTCCGGCGCATACCTCGAGCAGCTGCGGGCCGCAGCCGACGCGCGCTCCCGGATCGTCCTCGGCGCGGGTCTCGCTCCGGGCCTCAGCACGATCCTCGTCGACGGGCTCGAGCGCCGGGCGGGCGACGAGATCGACGTCGCCGTGCTCCTCGGATCCGGCGAGGAGCACGGCGCCGCCGCCGTCGACTGGACCATCGGCCTGCTCGGAACCGACGTGCACGCGCCCGTCGAGGGCGCACGCGTCCCGAACCTGCGCGAACGCCGGAGCTTCGCCGAACCGGACGGCGGCAGGCGCACCTACCTGCGCGCGGACTTCCCGGACCACGTCCTGATCGGCGGCGACCGCGGCATCCGGATCCGCAGCTACTTCGCCGTCACGGGCCGAGCCTCCACGGCCGCCCTCGCCCTCGCAGCGCGCCTCGGCCGCGCGGGCGCCGGGATCGTCCGGCACGCGCCTCCCACCGGATCGAGCCGTTGGCGCGTCACGGCCGTGAACCGGCGCACCGCGGCATCCGCCACTGCATCGGGCGACGGCCAGTCGCTCGCGACGGGCCGCCTCGCCGCGCTCGCCGCGACGCGGATCGCCGACGCCCCGCCCGGCACGGTCACCTCGATGGCCGGGCTCGCGACCCCCGAGGAGGCGCGGACCGCGGTGGGGGCCTGA
- a CDS encoding aliphatic sulfonate ABC transporter substrate-binding protein has translation MRISRKLLGTAAVGAAVALLATGCASDGESSDSAAAQSEYDDVIGVNFGYIPDFNGTSLLAIADDQGYWEKYGLDVETPSFTNGPLQIQALGTGDLDFGYIGPGAFWLPASGEAKIIAMNTLGQSDRVVGQPGNDSMEDLRGKTVAVPEGTSGDMILTLALEDAGMTKDDVELVPMEPSAIVSALASGQVEGAGFWYPALATVKEQVPDLVEIAQNSDFEDTVAFPTAFVAGNDVVENEPEKVDRVLKALRDAITFRYENPDEAVALTAAYNALDAEAVAADAANNKVLSLDELDTLTEDGTVDSWLDGMQDYFVAAGKLPEVSEPSSFYTGDLFLQAGE, from the coding sequence ATGCGAATTTCCAGGAAGCTCCTCGGCACGGCCGCCGTCGGCGCCGCCGTCGCCCTCCTCGCGACCGGATGCGCCTCCGACGGCGAATCGAGCGACTCGGCCGCCGCGCAGAGCGAGTACGACGACGTCATCGGGGTGAACTTCGGGTACATCCCCGACTTCAACGGCACGAGCCTGCTCGCCATCGCGGACGACCAGGGCTACTGGGAGAAGTACGGGCTCGACGTCGAGACCCCGTCCTTCACCAACGGACCCCTGCAGATCCAGGCGCTCGGCACGGGCGACCTCGACTTCGGCTACATCGGGCCGGGCGCGTTCTGGCTGCCGGCGAGCGGCGAGGCGAAGATCATCGCGATGAACACCCTCGGCCAGTCCGACCGGGTCGTCGGCCAACCGGGCAACGACTCCATGGAGGACCTGCGCGGCAAGACCGTCGCGGTCCCCGAGGGCACCTCCGGCGACATGATCCTGACCCTCGCCCTCGAGGACGCGGGCATGACCAAGGACGACGTCGAGCTCGTGCCCATGGAGCCCTCCGCGATCGTCTCCGCGCTGGCATCCGGCCAGGTCGAGGGTGCCGGCTTCTGGTATCCCGCGCTCGCGACCGTGAAGGAGCAGGTGCCCGACCTCGTCGAGATCGCGCAGAACTCCGACTTCGAGGACACCGTCGCCTTCCCGACCGCGTTCGTGGCCGGCAACGACGTCGTCGAGAACGAGCCCGAGAAGGTCGACCGCGTGCTGAAGGCACTGCGCGACGCGATCACGTTCCGCTACGAGAACCCCGACGAGGCCGTCGCGCTGACCGCGGCGTACAACGCGCTCGACGCCGAAGCCGTCGCCGCGGACGCCGCGAACAACAAGGTGCTCTCGCTCGACGAGCTCGACACCCTCACCGAGGACGGCACCGTCGACTCGTGGCTCGACGGCATGCAGGACTACTTCGTCGCCGCGGGCAAGCTGCCCGAGGTCTCGGAGCCGTCGTCGTTCTACACCGGCGACCTCTTCCTCCAGGCAGGCGAGTAA